ATATACGTTGCTTTCTGCATGGCCTTCATAGCAGCTGCACCAGTTCTCAATGCATCTACAGTCTCTGTTGTGGCTTTTGCACCTTCCAGCATTATCATCTGCATAATCCAATTTAAAACTTAACCCCACTGGAAACAACTCGTTTAATCCAATTTCAAAAGTAATACAAATAAAGAGTCAAGCTTACCTGGTCATGAATTCGCAATTGGAAATTCCCAAGCTGTTCAACTTGCTGCTCGTATAGTCTCTTCCTCTTCAAACATTGTATAGCGGCTGCCGCATCATACAAACAAACAAGTACCAACCAAATTATTAAAGAAGAAATATTCTCAATTATCACCACAACCAACACATAAACTTTAACGAATCGAGAACCATACATACCCCTCTTGTTCCTAGATTTGGCATACTCCTTAGCCTTCTCTACTTCAGCAGCAGCCTTTTTGAGGAGTACTTTCTCCTTCTTCTCCAGCATATCAAGAGTCTAATCaaaacaaaagcttgtaagctttaCTTCATAAATCCATCAACTGTTTTTGTATGTTGAACAAATCAATAAAATACCTAAAGAAATAAAAATCAAGACGGGAAATCGGATGTGATAATACCTCATTTAACTTGTCAAGGGTGGTTAAGGCATTAGTCTCTTGTTTGGGTTTTCCAAAAATCCTGGTAAACATCTTCTTCGACTGTAATTCAAAATCAGCACCGATCGTCTCCTCTCTGTATTCACGAATAAGATCAACATTATAATCCAATTTCGATCCaccaataataataagtaaagaaTAACTAACAGTCAATCATCTATCGTATAGAAAGGAAAAAATTGATCTGCACTCACCaataaaaaaaagaaaattgaATTGCCGCGTGATTTGATAGgatgagagaaagaaagaaaatttAATTTGTATTTTGATTTCCCCTTACGAGTGTTCCGAAAGAGAGATCAGAGAGATGATTAATAGAATGGAGGGGAAAGTCGCCGATGAAGCTACTTGTAATTTTCTTTTTTGGGTGTTGAAGTTGCCGCTTTCCCACGTGGCAACACTTGATTTGCTAATGGTCTGTC
This region of Rutidosis leptorrhynchoides isolate AG116_Rl617_1_P2 unplaced genomic scaffold, CSIRO_AGI_Rlap_v1 contig407, whole genome shotgun sequence genomic DNA includes:
- the LOC139883480 gene encoding vacuolar protein sorting-associated protein 32 homolog 2-like, which translates into the protein MFTRIFGKPKQETNALTTLDKLNETLDMLEKKEKVLLKKAAAEVEKAKEYAKSRNKRAAIQCLKRKRLYEQQVEQLGNFQLRIHDQMIMLEGAKATTETVDALRTGAAAMKAMQKATNIDDVDKTMDEINEQTENMKQIQEALSTPLGAAADFDEDELEAELEELEGADLEEQLLQPATQAPAAPVHAAPSRPQAQPVRKPTEEDDELAALQAEMAL